The genomic region AGGAGATTCTTGGCAGAGGGAATGGCACAAGCAAAGACCTGGAGGCAGAAAGGTGCTTGAGTGAGGACTAACAAGTGACCTAGAATGACTGGAACCTGGGGCAGGCAAGGGGGTCAGCAGAAAAGTCGGGAGAAGCAGATAGGGCTGAGAGTCCTGGCCCACAAAGGGACTCAGGCTATCTGCTCCCCTCTCAGTTCTACCCCCACAGTGGACCCCTAAGGGGCAGCACAAGGCTGACCCTGTGTGGCTCCAACTTCTACCTGTACCCTGCTGGACTAGTGCCTGAGGGCACTCATCTGGTCACCGTGGGGGAAAGTCCCTGCCAAGTACTGCCCAAGGACAGCTCAAACCTCAGGTACCACCTGGTCCCTGCCCTTCCTATCCCTGATGGAAGCAACCAAGCAGCCCCTTCTCTGTGAGACCCTGTCCTCTGCTTATCGGGGGGAGGGAGGTATGGGGCAAGCTGCAGTGGCTCTGGCTGCTTTGTATCTGGGGAGATATCTCTGTTCCTTCTTAAGCCTGCATATGCCCTACCTGTCCGTTGAGTCATAGATTGGGCAAAGTTAGTCTCTGCCCTGCCAGAGCCCTTCTACCCTGGAGGAAGGCATGGGTGGAGAGATGCCATCCTCAGGCTTAGAGGAGACCTGTGTTTTGTGGCCGGCATGCAACTAAGCCTGTGTGATGCCCAGCTGACTTTAACTTCCCCGGTCCCCCAGCCCAGTGCCCCGGAAGGACTTTGTAGAGGAGCTTGAGTGTGAGCTGAAGCCCTTGAGCACACAGGCAGCCGGGCCTGCCAACATCAGCCTCACCGTGACCAACATGCCAAGGGGCAAGCACTTCTGGGTAGACGGCACCTCCATGCTGCAAGGCTTCTCTTTCCTGGTGAGGCCATCTTGCCTTGTCTGTGCCCTTGGCCAGCTGGGCAGTACGGGCAGGGAAGGGCTTGGAGTGGAGGGCCTCCTACTGCAGGTAAGCCACCTCCATACTCTCTTAGGAGCCAGTGCTGAGAGCAGTACAACCCCTATTTGGCCCAAAGGCAGGGGGCACCTGCCTCACCCTTAAAGGCCAGGACCTGTCTGCAGGCACCAGCCAGGCTGTGTTGGTCAATGGGACTGAGTGCCTGCTGAAACAGTAAGTGCCTGCAGGCTAGGAAATGGAAAGCCACCCAGGGGAGCCATCACCAGGTGGGGCTTGGATCCCTGTCAGGGCAGGGGTTCGGCAGACCATTGGAGGAGGTGGGCCTGCCTTTCACATGAGGGTGCCCCTGAGTACAATTCCCCTGTTCTGCAGGGTCACTGAGGGGCAGCTTTTATGTATCACGCCCCCCGGGGCTGCTGTGGCCAGCGTTCCCATTCAGCTGCAGGTGGGAGGTGCTGAGGTGCCTGGCTCCTGGACCTTCCACTATCAGGAAGACCCCGTCATTCTGAGCATCAGCCCCAACTGTGGCTACACGTAAGTGTCACTTCGTTGCCTGCTCTGGTTTCCTAGGAATGAGGGAGCCAGCCTCAGAGAGCACCCCAAGCCTACCACCCTGCTCTCCTTCACAGTGGCTCCCGTGTCACCATCCATGGCCAGCATCTGACTTCAGTGTGGCATTTAGTGCTATCTTTCCAGGATGGGCTTAGGGCAGTGGAAAATAGGGTGAGTGGGCACTGGCAGCTGCCCAGTGGGCACTGGCCAGGACGGAGGAAGGCCAGACAAGTTCCCTGACTGGTCTGGGCTGAGAAGACTGGGGTAGCCATAGGTGGGATGCCTGGCTAACCATTCTCATGGGCCCCAGCAGTGTGAAGGGCAGCTCCCGGAGCAGCATTGGTGTCGCCTGCCTGAATACGTGGTCCGAGGCCCCCAGGGGTGGGTGACAGGGAACCTGAGTGCCTGGGGGGATGGAGCTCCTGCCTTCACACTTCCTGGCTTTcgcttcctgcccccaccccatccacccAGCACCAAACTGGCCCCACTGAAGCCTGAGGAGCATGCGATTAAGTTTGAGGTAAATGtaggggatggagggtggggagagtggaGGGTTATGGGTGAAGCCTGCCCAAAGTAGATGGGAGCACTGGCCAGTCCCCATGACTGTCTCTGCAGTATATTGGGCTGGGCTCTGTGGCTGATTGTGTGGATGTGAACGTGACCGTGGGTGGTGAGAGCTGCCAGCACGAGCTCCGGGGGGATGTGGTCATCTGtcccctgcccccctccctgcAACTTGGCAAGGATGGCACCCCACTGCAGGTAGGCAGCTCAGCTTGCCCTCCACAGGAGACATGGGCTGGGGCCTGCAGGCTGGGCCTAAGCTGCCACCTGCCCCCAGGTCTGCGTGAATGGTGAATGTCACATCCTGGGCAGGGTAGTGCAGCAAGCCCGACAGAGGTTCCCACAGAGGACACTCCTTGGTGTCCTGCTGGCCCTGCTCCTACTTGTGGCTGTACTGGCCACTGCATTAGTCTTCAACTACCGGCGGAAGAAGCAGCTAGGTGAGTTCTCCACTCCCATCCTGACTCACGCCAACCCCTAAACAATGGCATCTCCGAATCCATATATCCTCTCTCTGTCCTGACCTTTGGGGTCTGCCTACACCTCCTGGGTGGGGATTGGCCTCTAGGAGCTTGGAGAGGCTGGCCATCAGGGGCtgtctttccacagtcctttctCCAAACCTGGATAACCCGGCATCCCTGAACAGGACCACTGGAGCTGTGTCTCTACCTATGCTTCACTCAGGGTCTGACTGCAGAAATGGCCTTGGTGAGATGGTGGAGGAGCTAGAAGCTAGGCTCATACCCTCTGCTCCACAAGTCCCTTACTCCCTCTCCTTCACAGCAGCCCCTGCCATTGATGGTCTGGATTCCACCACTCGGGTCCACAGAGCGTCCTTCTCAGACAGCAGGGATGGGTCCTGTATCCCACTGCTGCAGACAGAGTCCATCCAGCTTGGGGACCTGGACTCTTCACTCTTGGCCGAGGTCAAGGATGTGCTGATTCCCCATGAACATGTGGTTACCCACAGTAACCAAGTCATTGGCAAAGGTATTATGGCCAGGCCAGGCGGGGCTGGGGCAGAGATGAGTCCTGAGATGACATGGCCTGAAGGGACAATTGGGCAGGACTCTGCTCTGGATGACCTTGGGCATACCAtacagcctctctgagcctccatttgctcatctgtaaaagaggaatTCTGTCTTCAGTGGGTTCTGATGCACATTAAGTGGGCACAGGAGGGCTGCACGCTATGCCATCATGTGGCTGCTGCTTGTTTTTAATGTCAGATTGCCAGTTGGTGCTCTGAAGCCTGGTTGCCAATGAGAGGGTGTGGTGTGAACCCTGGGCACTGGGGCCCCTCTCACCATCTCTCCCTCACCAGGGCATTTTGGAGTTGTCTACCATGGAGAATACACAGACAAGGCCCAGAATCGAATCCACTGTGCCGTCAAGTCACTGAGTCGTAAGTGGAGCAGAAGCTGAGAGGGTCCTCATCCCTGCTGTGCTACCACCTTGTTGAGTGACCCTGAGCAAGAgacctttcttttccatttccccatctgaCCCTTGTAAGGGGatgccctgccctgggcctgacTCAAGCCACTCTGTAGGCATCACAGAGGTACAGGAGGTGGAGGCCTTCCTACGTGAGGGACTGCTCATGCGTGGTCTGCACCATCCAAATGTGCTGGCTCTCATCGGTATTGTGCTGCCACCTGAAGGGCTGCCTTGTGTGTTACTGCCCTTTATGCGACATGGAGACCTGCTCCGGTTCATCCGCTCACCCCAGCGGGTCAGTGCTCAGCTGGTCCTGGGTTGGGGGGCTTGGGCAGCAGCTGGGGATGGAACTACTCTGTCCTTGCTTACTGACCCTCCTGTGCCCCTAGAACCCCACGGTGAAGGACCTCATCAGCTTCGGCCTGCAGGTAGCCCACGGCATGGAGTacctggcagagcagaaatttGTGCACAGGGACCTAGCTGCTCGGAACTGCATGTGAGGGGCCAGAGCTGTTGGGGTGAAGCAAGGGGCCAGGGCACCAGGGTACACAGCTGCCTAAAGGCACCTCATGGAAGGGCCCATGCTCCAGCCTTTGCTATGCAGCCTTGGGCATGTCCTCTGCTCTCTGGGTATCAGTTTTCCTGTCTGCCCAGAGCAGGCTTGGATTGGATGCTATGACTCTGAAACCTTGTAAGGGCATAGAACAGGTGGGTTCAGGGCCTGGTGGGGGCCAGTCCTGAGTATGATTTCCCCTCACAGGCTGGATGAATCATTCACAGTCAAGGTGGCTGACTTTGGTCTGGCTCGCTATGTCCTGGACAAGGAGTACTACAGTATTCGGCAGCACCGCCATGCTCGCCTACCTGTCAAATGGATGGCACTGGAGAGCCTTCAGACCTACAAATTCACTACCAAGTCTGATGTGGTGAGGCTTTACCAGCAACAGAGTCCACATGGCCGAAGTGTCCTTGGTGAACAATTGGCCTTCCGTTAGGCTTCAGATGATGATCTGGGCCCAGGGAATCCCCAAGCTGGGCTGCCCCCACATGCCATTGCCTGTCTCTTGGGCAGGTGTCAGGTAGAATCTGATATCTGCCAGGGCAAGAGAAGGCTGTGAATTTATTGGCTCCTCACAGACAATCCAGGTCCTGCCCAGCTCCACTCTGGGCAGGTTCAGCTGGtgggaagagacagagggaagatgCTTGTGAGGTATTGAGGAATGGACTCTGATTGGGAAGTGGAGCCCCCTATTTCCAGCTAGAGGGCTCCAGGAGGTAGAGGACCTGGGGAGCCCACCTGCCCCAAAATTTGGGGTAGAGTTGAGtcacctcctctcttcctctctcacagTGGTCGTTTGGTGTGCTGCTATGGGAGCTGCTGACACGAGGTGCCCCACCATACCCCAACATTGACCCTTTTGACCTCACTCACTTCCTGGCTCAGGGTCGGCGCCTGCCTCAGCCTGAGTATTGTCCCAGTTCTCTGTGAGTATGtggagggggtgaaggggagggagctgggcccCTGAGACAAGGAGGGAGCAGGAGACAGAGTTCATGCCTGGCTCTGTGAGTGATCTTCTTGTTGACCAAGAAAGGgactctctctgggcctcagtttcctatctgTGGACTGGTTCTGTCCCCATTCAGGGCTGGGTGCTTGGAGGATATCATGGTTGCCATGGTAACAGCATTCCCAACTAAAAGTCTGGGTTGAGGCCTGTGATTTGATTTCCCAGCACTCCTCTCCTCCAACCCTCGCCAAGGGGGGCTGTTCTCCATCTTTTTCACTCACTTAACCTCAGGGAAAGGTTTCATTGGCTCCCACCTAGCCCCCTCCATGTTTTCAGATGAGATATTTTCTCAGTGGATGTAGTTTCAGATTCCCTGTTCCCAAAGGCATGGTGGCAGCCATGTTGTCATTAGTGCCTATCAGGTGGGTTTAGTTTCAAGGTTCAGCTTCATAAGCAGTACACATGCCTCAGCTGTGCCCAGGTCTTTGTGGTTAGAACAGGAAGAACCAGGTCACAGGTAAAGGTAGTTGGTGATTCTGTCTCAGGCTGGACTCAGACGGGTATGAGTAACCCTTCCTCACAGCCCTGCCTGTCTTGAGTTTGATCTTTATTATTCACTTCACCAATGTATCTGCTTTGAAGTAAGGCAAATTCACTGCCAATCTGCCTCCAGGTCAGTCTCCctgaaacagactctgagatggagatttatGTGCAGGGCATTTATGGTAGGTAGGGGGCAAGGGAAGCaagactgggcagagggagaagttgggcTGAGATGCAGATGCAGCAGAAGCCACAGCCCATCCCACAGGGACTGCTTGATCTGGGATAGGCCTTCAGAGTTTCCTGAAattgagatcaaggtgccaggtCTTTGAACCAGACCTTAATCAGTCGCTGGTCACAGCTGTCCCCGAGGAGGGAGTATGAGCTTGGAGGAGGCAGTTTTTTTCCGCCTAGGGCAATTCCTAGAGAGGGTATCAGCCATGAGCCATCAGCAGCTACTGGAAGAATGAGGGAGGTAATCCAGATAGCATACACAGCATCCACTATTCCAGGAcaagtcccttctcctctctgggcctcactttcctcatctgtaaagctgaGATGATAATAGTACCACCCTCAGAGAGTCTGAGAATCATATGAGATTATTGTGTATAGGGCACTTAGAGCATCATTTAAGGCAGGGATGACATTCCCAAGATAAAGGGGAATGTACTAGGACCCACTAGGAAAACCCAGAGAAACTCTGCTTGGGAACCATGGTGCCACTGGTACTGCCCCACCTGTCCTTGTCTCAGGCCTTTTAATCCCCATTTCACTGGATCTGGGCTTCCTTCCTAAAGACATGTGATGATAACCCTGATAGCTTGTGAGCTGGGTCCTAAGCTAAGCACTTTACAGGCATCCACTCACCTTATGCCCCAATAGCTCTGTGATCAGAGGAGGATccagaggcacagaaaagttaaggaacttgcccaagatcacaccaCCCAGGTCACAGGGCACAGGAACCCAAGATCTTAATCCCTGAGGTAATTTGACCTCTGCCAGAGTGGGAAGGCAATCACAATGATGAGAAGAGCTGCCCCTGATTGGGCAATGCTAGGCACAAGGCCCTGTCACCTGTCCTCACCCCTATGTGGCCTGCCAGGGGGTTAACGGCGGGCAACCCAGAATCTCTGGGTCGGGATACACACCCTGCCCCTGAAGTTTCCTTCCTCTTGCAGGTATGCAGTGATGGAGCGCTGCTGGGCAGAGGACCCTGCAGCACGACCCACCTTCAGGATGCTAACAGGGGAAGTGGAGCGCGTGGTGGCCGCACTGTATGGCGACCACTATGTGCAGCTGCCCACGGCCTATGTGAACCTGGGCCCTGGTGCCTTGAATGAGGTGAACATGCCCCTGGAGCAGTCACCATCCCCACCCATGTGGAGGAGCATGGGGCAGTCCCGGCCCCTCTCAGAACCACCAAGCCCCACATGACCTCAGCCCTAGGCAGGCCCTGGGGGGCCGGATCAGCATAGCAACCCAGGAGTTAACCCTAAGCTCCTTCTGGGCCATGCTGGGTCAGGAGGAAGCTCAAGCTGGCCTCTGCCCTGTCTCTGCCCCTTAACCTTGAGGGATGATAGGAGGGGAGCAGGGCTCATTGACCTCTTACTCCACAGAGGGAGCCAGTGAGGGCGATCCTTGATGCAATgagtatttatggagcacctgctatgtgcctggCCACCATGCACAGGGGACTCAATGGTGACCACACAGACACTGGCCCTTGAAccagtaaatgaacaaatgaatattcAAGTGCAAATTGTGGTGAATGCTATGAAACAAAAAGGCTGCTTTGAGGGAATGAAGGACAGCTTTAGATAGAGAGGTGAGGAAAGCCACAGCAAGAGGTGACATTTTTGCTGAGAACTTGTCAGGTGGGAGCTGTGCCAGAAGCAGCTGGGGGAAGAGAGTTTCTGGCAGAGTGAGTAGCACATGCAAAGACCCTGAGACTGGAAAGGGCTTGGGTCAACAAGAAGGCTCCAGAGAATAGGAAGGGTAGGGAAGGCCCAGATCCAGGTTACAGGGCCCTGGGGACTTTTAGATGGGAACCAAGAGGGGTGGGTTGTGTACCCAGGCATGCAGCAGCCAGAATGGCTTCTCCCACTGCCCAGTCTGCCTGTCCTGTTCCCTGGACCCGATTCCCTCTCCAGGGCTCTACGTGAAGCCTCCTGtactccctcccaccccaaacaAACACACTGCAGAGGTATGGAGGCCTGTTCCCTTCTGCCTCAACCCTGCCAGCATTGCTCTTGCAGCCTTGAGAGGGATGAGCCAGCAGCAAGGCCTCAGCTCCACACTTTCAAGGCACCAGCTTCCAGGTGCCGACAGCCCAGGCTATTTATACTCATCAAGGCTACTGTACAATAGCCACTAGAGGGGCAGGCTCCACTAGAGAACAACAGCTCCTTCCTCATACTACCCCTCTCCTACACCCTTGATGCTAAGGAGGTAGCTGGGCCCTTCTGGTGTGGATGGCCAGGGTACCAGGGTGGCTGCGCCCAGGACATACATCATGGTGGATCCTCTTTCTTGCTCAAGACCCCCATGGCCTCTATCCTCCCAGTTGGGAGACCCCAGCTCACCCTAAGGGGAGTAGGCTTCCTCCCCTGTGAGTCCCCAGCATTTTGCCCTGTCACAAGTGGAACTCTGGGTTTGAGGCAAGAGCTCCCTGGTAAGCAGAGTGGACGTCTCCTTGGGACTGGAGCTGCTCAGCTGTTCTCTATCTGTACTGCTGCCCACTCTGTCACCTAAGGCCAGGGGGACACCCAGCCATGAGGACCCTAAGGACTCTGAGGACAGGTGGGTAACGCTTAGAAGGGGACTCTTCTGCATAAGAGCAGGGATCTGAAGATCAGGGGCCTATAAGCTGGAGAGGGGTAGAGACAGACTTTGTCTGCCTGCTTGCTACTGCACCTCTGATGCCCATCAGTGCAGCCACAGATGAGGTTGTAGCCTTGCATGCTTGGCTGGAGAACCCTTGTCTCTGTGTGGGAGGGAAAGAGTTGTATCACccctgaggctgggagagaggtGGGTGCAATGTCCTGGAGTACCCCCATAGCTGTGGCCCCCATACCAGTTGGAAAGGAGTGTCTCTATCTCTCCAACTTGCAGTCCTCATTCCCTAATCTCATCCTGGCAATCTAAGGGTCATGCAGCACTCTAAGCCCTGGGTGGGGAGTGAGGAGAAGGCCCAGGGGCTTCTCTGAAGATAGACTGAGGCTCCTTCCCCAGTGAGCCTCTGCAGCTCGTGGACCACTGGCTCATCTCTTCATAAGAGAGGGGCTTACAGAGGAAGGGGGTCTCTGGATGGGAGGGAAGCTTAGTGAGGAGAGGGGTGCCAGAGAAGGGAGATGGAAGAGAGCTCAAGGGGTGTCAGATTTCCTGTGCAGCCAGATTGTGAGGCTTTGGGCCTGTTTCTGGGCCAAGGGCCCTCAGGGCCAGGATTCTTCAAAAAGGGGCCCCAGTTAAGCAGATGCTTGGGCTCCTGGATCATGGCACAGCTGCACTCCATCCCCCCAGTGCTGCAGCCCCCAAGCTCTGAGCTCTGTTCTCAGAGCCACCTGATAGTCTCAAGTCCATCTAGAGTGTCAGGAGCTGGAACTACATCAGGGTTTCAAATTCTTGACTGGGccaccaggaaagagaggaagggtggaTTCTAGGCCCCTAGATGGGCTGGGGGGACCAGGAGGTTTCTAAGTGGCTTCCAGGGCTACTGAAGCCTGGGCTGCCTTTCCCTTGAGGGAGGCCTCAGTAAGATCTTAGGTATGGTGTGTGGCCAGAGCAAGGGAAAATTGCTGGTGGCCATGGTAGGCCCAGGCCTGCCACTAGGGTAGGATAGAGTGGGCAGAGGTTTCTCCCAAGGATTTGAGAGTCCAGCCTTCCTACCATGAGCTGTTGGGAGCAAGTACCAGCTCCTCTGCCTCATCTTCATACATTGCAGTCTAGTGGGGCTGGGGCAAACAGGTGTCAGTAAAGGCTGGAGGGAAGTCAGGATGGGAGCTGGGCTGAGGAAGCAGCAGATGATTCACACTCTCCTGACTGCCCACTGTGTCACTGTTGTCTGGCACCTGGAGGGCCAGCGTGGTAGATCGACCTGCTTTGCTGGGGGACCATGAGTCTGGTATGAGATTTCCCTTATCCTTAGCCCCAACCTTTCAGAGAATTTTCCCCGGGATCCAAAGGCTCTCTGGGATCACACCTGAGGGCTCCAGATACTGCCCCATTTCAAACACGAGGGCCTTCCTAGACAGTGGCTTCATCAGTCCACTCCCTCAGTGCAGCCCATGAGGTCCTAGGTCCACCTCTTGTTCCATTTCATGAACTAATTCCCTTCATCTGTAGGAGAGAGCAGGACCCTCCAGTACTGGGGTGGGATAGGGGCATGTGGGCACTGCTGCAAGattctgaggctcagggaagcctAGGTtgcatttctcaaacttattgCCTCTGCCTGGGGAGAAGGAGCCCTGGAAATCAGTAGTTGAGTACTGAGCCTCCATCTGCCAAGccctgataaaaaaaaaaaaaaaaacaccttttacTCTATGCTGGGCTGGAGAACTCCCCTCCATGAAGACCCCAGGAACTGGGCATCTCTTCACCCAGAGCCTCTGCTTTGCCCATGTGAGAGTTCAACCAGCCCAGGGGTGGAGCTACATGGCCTGAAGGAGTGGTGATGATTCAGTGAAGCACCCCCAGTATTTCCTATCTGGCACAGTGGGGCCAGCTGAGCCTGAgactctccctcctctcttttgGGGTTTGTTGTACTTGGGCTTTTTAACCCAACGAGCATAGATGCCTAGAGAGCCTCGCCTGCTGCCACATTCATCTCCGGCTATCACAGCCTCCTGGGTGGGCTGGGTTCTTCAGATCGCAGGACAGTGACCTGCAGCATGGCCTTCACACTTGGTCCTTGGACCAAAGCTAGGCAGCAGGTGCCCAGAGGGTGGCAGAGCCTGCCTGACCCAGCTCAGTCCAGATGTGTGGTACCTGGATCCCAGCCATCTTGCACTGACACCTTCAAATGCCCCCAGAAATGACTTTCTCCTGAACTCCCATTCCCATGAGTCCATCCCAGACAGGAACTCACACTCTCTATAAGGAAGGGTGGCTCTGCTCCTGAGCCTCCCCATATCCTCTGTGTCTTGCTGTCTATTCCTTCAAAGCCCTGAGCATCCTCTGTCTCTGGTCTCAGGATGTTCGTGCCAGGCCTAGCAGGGACTGTGGAGCTGCCCTGGACAGAGGGCAACAAGAGCAAGCCCTTCCCTTGCTTGGTAGGTTGAGGAGTCCAGGACAAGCTTCTGCCCCTCCACAGCTACTCGTTCCCCAGGAACTTCTGCTCCACCTATCTGACAGCCCTGACCTTGGAAGGGAAGCAGAGGCACTAATGGTCCTGACAGCCTGTCCTTTGCTGGGCAGATGGCAGGAGGGCTTATATTTGGCCCTCGCCAGTTTCACTGTTGCTCCGTGGGATCTCAGGGGCCGGGCACGTGGTGGTTCCTATTTTGAGCTGAGATGGTGGGAGCTGAGGGGAGTTGCTGAATCCCTGGGGCCCagcacaggcagaggcagagggagtaCGAGAGGTTCCCAATGCCAAGGGCGTCcttgctttctctcctctctgctccctgtcACGTTGGTTTAGCCACCTGCACACTTGTAGTCAGTCTTGGACTGGGTACTTGGGATCTGGGAATGCATCAGGGAAGGCAGGGGACTCAAAGCAGCTGGTGACCAAGATCACAAGATTCAATCAGCTTTGAAGCCAGCCCTCCCTTCCTCATGCCGCAAATCCCACCTGTGCAGCCTGGACCATGGAGACTTAGAGGCCCCAAAGGAGTTAGCTCTACCCCTGGGCTCCATGGCAGTGACAGCTTCAGCCAGGCATCAGCTTTGCTGACATGTTCCTCCAAGCTGGGGAGCCCCCTCTTCAAAGGGGGAAAGGAATTATTTGGGCAACCCCAGTCAGCCTGCCCACATGGGCTCCTGCCCTGGTCTCTCTGACCCAGTCATCTGTTCTTAAAGTCACCCCACCCTCCTTGGGCCAGGGTTCCTCAGGGACCCTGAGGGAGGGCAGCTCTCCTCACACCCCCTCTGCAGGCACAGTTGGAGGTCTCTTCTCGGCAGTCATGAAGTCATGTGTACTTCTGGCACACTTCCTTTGCCCCCACCTCTGCTGGCTCCTGGATGGGAGGCTGCTCCCAGGGAGGGTGAGAAGCCCACCTCAGCCCCTAAGCCAGCTGTGGGCAGCAGTCAGGGTGGCTGTGCTGTTGCCCTCCCTCCAGGATGGTGCGGCTGGCCATCTTTCACGCAGAGTTACGTAAGCTTGAGTCAATTGGAGCTCAGAGCAGTTCATTGTGGGCTATTTTTAAGCTGTAACACATCACAGCAGAGGGGTCACTGCACCATGGCTTGCAGGGAAGGTTGTTTAAACATCTGTTATTTAAATTTCCCTGTGCTTTAGAGCTCAAAAGCCACATCTTTCTGCACTCTTGGGTTTTGCCTTCCACATCCTAGATTAGGAGTGGATtatcacccccaccccccaccctgccaTAGGTTCCCCTTGGACTGGGGTTCTCTGTACCCTGGCTGTCTtcctttggagtcaggcagaggGACCAGAGGAGAGGAGGCACCAGCTCCTTCAAACATGGTGCTACCTCCATGGAATGGGTACCAGGAGAGATTTCAGAGAAGTAGGAAGTTAGGGCTCACAGGTCACTTGAATCACTTCCAGGGAGGAAGGTCAggagaagaaaacacacacagagccctgGGTGAAGAGCTGGGAGACCATGAGTGCACCCTTCCTCCTTGAGGGCTGTGGTTTCCCATCAGTACCCAGAAAGGGTTGATCACAAGATCCTTTTGGGTCTTTTCAGAAACCTGCCTTTCCTGGGCTGTGCTCCTTCCTGGAACGCCCTCCCTCCACAGCTCTAAATGTTACTCAC from Equus caballus isolate H_3958 breed thoroughbred chromosome 16, TB-T2T, whole genome shotgun sequence harbors:
- the MST1R gene encoding macrophage-stimulating protein receptor isoform X5, with protein sequence MTLLPPPSQPTLLLLLLLLPTLPATGGSWQCPRTPYAASRDFDVKYVVPSFLAGGPIQALTTYDGAGEGSAVFVATRNRLHVLGPGLQPVESLVTGPAGAPGCQTCAACGPGLHGPPGDTDAQVLVLEPALPALVSCGSSLHGRCFLHELELHGTVVHLAPPACLFSAHQNRPEDCPDCVASPLGTLVTVVEQGHASYFYVASSLNTTVAASFSPRSVSIRRLKADASGFAPGFPALSVLPSHLTSYHIEYVYSFHSGTFVYFLTVQPANVAAAPGALHTRLARLNAAETDLGDYRELILDCHYEPKRRRRGAPEGGQPYPVLRAAHTAPVGGQLAAELSIAESQEVLFGVFGASRDSSPGVSPNSVVCAFPIDLMDTLIDQGVERCCESSVHPGLRRGLDFFQLPSLCPNPPGLEAPSPNASCYHFPLLVSGSLLRVDLFNGLLGPVQVTALHVTRLDNVTVAHMGTADGRILQVELARSFNFLLYVSNFSLGSNGQPIQRDVSRLGDHLLFASGDQVFQVPIQGPGCRHFLTCWRCLRAQRFMGCGWCGGMCGRQKECPGSWQQDYCPPELTEFYPHSGPLRGSTRLTLCGSNFYLYPAGLVPEGTHLVTVGESPCQVLPKDSSNLSPVPRKDFVEELECELKPLSTQAAGPANISLTVTNMPRGKHFWVDGTSMLQGFSFLEPVLRAVQPLFGPKAGGTCLTLKGQDLSAGTSQAVLVNGTECLLKQVTEGQLLCITPPGAAVASVPIQLQVGGAEVPGSWTFHYQEDPVILSISPNCGYTGSRVTIHGQHLTSVWHLVLSFQDGLRAVENRQCEGQLPEQHWCRLPEYVVRGPQGWVTGNLSAWGDGAPAFTLPGFRFLPPPHPPSTKLAPLKPEEHAIKFEYIGLGSVADCVDVNVTVGGESCQHELRGDVVICPLPPSLQLGKDGTPLQVCVNGECHILGRVVQQARQRFPQRTLLGVLLALLLLVAVLATALVFNYRRKKQLVLSPNLDNPASLNRTTGAVSLPMLHSGSDCRNGLAPAIDGLDSTTRVHRASFSDSRDGSCIPLLQTESIQLGDLDSSLLAEVKDVLIPHEHVVTHSNQVIGKGHFGVVYHGEYTDKAQNRIHCAVKSLSRITEVQEVEAFLREGLLMRGLHHPNVLALIGIVLPPEGLPCVLLPFMRHGDLLRFIRSPQRNPTVKDLISFGLQVAHGMEYLAEQKFVHRDLAARNCMLDESFTVKVADFGLARYVLDKEYYSIRQHRHARLPVKWMALESLQTYKFTTKSDVWSFGVLLWELLTRGAPPYPNIDPFDLTHFLAQGRRLPQPEYCPSSLYAVMERCWAEDPAARPTFRMLTGEVERVVAALYGDHYVQLPTAYVNLGPGALNEVNMPLEQSPSPPMWRSMGQSRPLSEPPSPT
- the MST1R gene encoding macrophage-stimulating protein receptor isoform X9, with amino-acid sequence MTLLPPPSQPTLLLLLLLLPTLPATGGSWQCPRTPYAASRDFDVKYVVPSFLAGGPIQALTTYDGAGEGSAVFVATRNRLHVLGPGLQPVESLVTGPAGAPGCQTCAACGPGLHGPPGDTDAQVLVLEPALPALVSCGSSLHGRCFLHELELHGTVVHLAPPACLFSAHQNRPEDCPDCVASPLGTLVTVVEQGHASYFYVASSLNTTVAASFSPRSVSIRRLKADASGFAPGFPALSVLPSHLTSYHIEYVYSFHSGTFVYFLTVQPANVAAAPGALHTRLARLNAAETDLGDYRELILDCHYEPKRRRRGAPEGGQPYPVLRAAHTAPVGGQLAAELSIAESQEVLFGVFGASRDSSPGVSPNSVVCAFPIDLMDTLIDQGVERCCESSVHPGLRRGLDFFQLPSLCPNPPGLEAPSPNASCYHFPLLVSGSLLRVDLFNGLLGPVQVTALHVTRLDNVTVAHMGTADGRILQVELARSFNFLLYVSNFSLGSNGQPIQRDVSRLGDHLLFASGDQVFQVPIQGPGCRHFLTCWRCLRAQRFMGCGWCGGMCGRQKECPGSWQQDYCPPELTEFYPHSGPLRGSTRLTLCGSNFYLYPAGLVPEGTHLVTVGESPCQVLPKDSSNLSPVPRKDFVEELECELKPLSTQAAGPANISLTVTNMPRGKHFWVDGTSMLQGFSFLEPVLRAVQPLFGPKAGGTCLTLKGQDLSAGTSQAVLVNGTECLLKQVTEGQLLCITPPGAAVASVPIQLQVGGAEVPGSWTFHYQEDPVILSISPNCGYTGSRVTIHGQHLTSVWHLVLSFQDGLRAVENRQCEGQLPEQHWCRLPEYVVRGPQGWVTGNLSAWGDGAPAFTLPGFRFLPPPHPPSTKLAPLKPEEHAIKFEYIGLGSVADCVDVNVTVGGESCQHELRGDVVICPLPPSLQLGKDGTPLQVCVNGECHILGRVVQQARQRFPQRTLLGVLLALLLLVAVLATALVFNYRRKKQLAPAIDGLDSTTRVHRASFSDSRDGSCIPLLQTESIQLGDLDSSLLAEVKDVLIPHEHVVTHSNQVIGKGHFGVVYHGEYTDKAQNRIHCAVKSLSRITEVQEVEAFLREGLLMRGLHHPNVLALIGIVLPPEGLPCVLLPFMRHGDLLRFIRSPQRNPTVKDLISFGLQVAHGMEYLAEQKFVHRDLAARNCMLDESFTVKVADFGLARYVLDKEYYSIRQHRHARLPVKWMALESLQTYKFTTKSDVWSFGVLLWELLTRGAPPYPNIDPFDLTHFLAQGRRLPQPEYCPSSLYAVMERCWAEDPAARPTFRMLTGEVERVVAALYGDHYVQLPTAYVNLGPGALNEVNMPLEQSPSPPMWRSMGQSRPLSEPPSPT